In one Bacteroidales bacterium WCE2004 genomic region, the following are encoded:
- a CDS encoding outer membrane protein: MIRIIFTSVFVAVLFFANMLDCRGQMSLRDCMTYAVSNSTKMRIQEADSRDARLERRTRILELLTPQISANSNIYYSFGRNIDPQTNTYTGTTTFYNNYGADANIYLFNGFEAVNNYRISRTGVLIAGSQEKQTEADICLAVMQAYYNVLYYKRLAEVQEEQVAAAEQALAKARKQEEIGQKGHADVVQMEAELADRQYDRINTLNEYEQQKLTLADLMFWPADEELVLAEFGAAGSDEGPALLGDSEESVVEFALLNNPAVKIADWKAKNALLEFNTAKGQLLPSLRLSGGISTTYYSYLGQDTTMPPFWGMFNANLGEYVQLSLSIPIWDRLSRQTKVATKRNAYKRATAELDQKRREVETEVRKAIQDRDGSAAAWLQAQRKAEVQTEAYHLNLKKLEQGLISPLEFQTANNNYLKAQADEMGSQFKYLIKQAVVKYYNGVDYLNQ, translated from the coding sequence ATGATACGGATTATTTTTACCAGTGTTTTCGTGGCGGTCCTCTTTTTCGCCAACATGTTGGATTGCCGGGGGCAGATGTCCCTGCGCGACTGTATGACCTACGCGGTCTCGAACTCGACGAAGATGCGGATCCAGGAGGCGGACTCCCGCGACGCCCGCCTGGAGCGCCGCACCCGGATCCTGGAACTCCTCACGCCGCAGATCAGCGCGAACTCGAACATCTATTACTCCTTCGGCCGCAACATCGACCCGCAGACCAATACCTATACGGGTACGACGACGTTCTACAACAATTACGGCGCGGACGCCAACATCTACCTCTTCAACGGTTTCGAAGCGGTCAACAACTATCGGATCTCCCGGACGGGCGTCCTGATCGCCGGCTCGCAGGAGAAGCAGACGGAGGCGGACATCTGCCTGGCGGTGATGCAGGCCTATTATAACGTGCTGTACTACAAGCGCCTGGCCGAAGTCCAGGAGGAGCAGGTGGCAGCCGCCGAGCAGGCGCTCGCCAAGGCCCGCAAGCAGGAAGAGATCGGCCAGAAAGGCCACGCGGACGTGGTCCAGATGGAGGCCGAACTGGCCGACCGGCAGTATGACCGGATCAACACCCTCAACGAATACGAGCAGCAGAAGCTCACCCTCGCCGACCTGATGTTCTGGCCGGCGGACGAGGAGCTGGTGCTCGCGGAGTTCGGCGCTGCCGGCTCTGACGAGGGGCCGGCCCTGCTGGGCGACAGCGAAGAATCCGTCGTCGAGTTCGCCCTCCTGAACAACCCGGCCGTGAAGATCGCCGACTGGAAGGCGAAGAACGCCCTGCTGGAGTTCAATACGGCCAAGGGGCAGCTGCTGCCGAGCCTCCGTCTGTCGGGCGGCATAAGCACTACCTACTACTCCTATCTCGGTCAGGATACGACGATGCCTCCTTTCTGGGGCATGTTCAACGCCAACCTGGGCGAGTATGTCCAGCTTTCCCTCAGCATTCCCATCTGGGACCGGCTGAGCCGGCAGACGAAAGTGGCCACGAAGCGGAACGCCTACAAGCGGGCCACGGCCGAGCTGGACCAGAAGCGCCGCGAGGTGGAGACCGAAGTCCGCAAGGCCATCCAGGACCGGGACGGCAGCGCCGCCGCCTGGCTGCAGGCACAAAGAAAGGCTGAGGTGCAGACCGAAGCCTATCACCTCAACCTCAAGAAGCTGGAGCAGGGACTCATCTCCCCGCTGGAGTTCCAGACTGCGAACAACAATTACCTCAAGGCGCAGGCCGACGAGATGGGCTCGCAGTTCAAGTATCTGATCAAGCAGGCCGTCGTAAAGTATTACAACGGGGTTGATTATCTCAACCAGTAG
- a CDS encoding Histidine kinase-, DNA gyrase B-, and HSP90-like ATPase, with product MPLWLTILLIVVVAATAAAVAMYYTRHKDIKKVAYMMDALEDGELNFRFKESDRFNRTLNRIRTIFEKQRQAHEQDSWTKLIRVLTHEIMNTVSPIASLSDALAKSVDADGHSELDIRAGLETISDSSKNLIGFVQTYRELSGVAKPVRKALELQDLVEGVISLNSEFLASCGASCAYRPQEPDLMIYADEGQISQILINLIKNALQAGAKKIDVFARMGKEDDVVIDVANDGDPIPVSSQEQIFIPFFTTKKEGSGIGLSLARQIMRNHNGSIELTRSDDAQTVFELRFR from the coding sequence ATGCCCCTCTGGCTGACCATATTGCTCATCGTCGTCGTCGCGGCTACCGCGGCGGCGGTGGCGATGTACTACACGCGCCACAAGGACATCAAGAAGGTGGCCTACATGATGGACGCGCTCGAGGACGGCGAGCTCAACTTCCGATTCAAGGAGAGCGACCGCTTCAACCGCACGCTCAACCGTATCCGCACCATCTTCGAGAAGCAGCGGCAGGCGCACGAGCAGGATTCCTGGACCAAGCTCATCCGCGTGCTCACGCACGAGATCATGAACACGGTCTCGCCGATCGCCTCGCTCAGCGACGCCCTGGCCAAGTCCGTGGACGCGGACGGGCACAGCGAGCTGGACATCAGGGCCGGCCTGGAGACCATCTCCGACTCGTCCAAGAACCTCATCGGTTTCGTGCAGACCTACCGCGAACTCAGCGGCGTGGCCAAGCCCGTCCGCAAGGCGCTCGAGCTGCAGGACCTGGTGGAGGGCGTCATCAGCCTCAACAGCGAGTTCCTGGCCTCCTGCGGCGCCTCCTGCGCCTATCGTCCGCAGGAGCCCGACCTGATGATCTATGCCGACGAGGGCCAGATCTCCCAGATCCTGATCAACCTGATCAAGAACGCCCTGCAGGCTGGGGCGAAGAAGATCGACGTCTTCGCCCGGATGGGCAAGGAAGACGACGTGGTCATCGACGTTGCCAATGACGGCGATCCCATCCCGGTGAGCAGCCAGGAGCAGATCTTCATCCCGTTCTTCACCACCAAGAAGGAAGGTTCCGGCATCGGCCTCTCGCTGGCCCGCCAGATCATGCGCAACCACAACGGCAGCATCGAGCTGACGCGCAGCGACGACGCGCAGACCGTCTTCGAGCTCCGCTTCCGGTAG
- a CDS encoding DNA-binding transcriptional response regulator, NtrC family, contains REC, AAA-type ATPase, and a Fis-type DNA-binding domains — MATKKGKILVVDDNAGIRKALEILLPMHFAEVKTIPSPATLVSTLEQFRPDVILLDMNFNTSINTGNEGLYWAGEIKKMAPDVEVVLFTAYADIQLAVEGMKRGAFDFVVKPWENDKLVEVLLAARDKARKAMGRDAKASEARPAEAGAMFWGDSPAMAAIRKTLDKIAPTDATVLITGENGTGKDVLAREIHARSLRNGKAMVAVDAGAITETLFESELFGHVKGAFTDAHTDHEGKFEQADGGTLFLDEIGNIPLHLQAKLLRAIQNRSIVRVGGTEARPVNIRLICATNMDLAALVREGRFREDLFYRINTVHIALPSLRERRDDIVPLAERFLLRFAEKYHRPLTGISHEAAELLKAQRWNGNIRELQNCIEKAVILSEGRELSVKDLAIDTHAAPEAAPAGAAAYGAPAGLSRNPAEEERLVREAMERAMGNISAAAKILGVSRPTLYAKLKKYGL, encoded by the coding sequence ATGGCAACCAAGAAAGGTAAGATACTTGTCGTCGACGACAACGCCGGCATCCGGAAGGCGCTGGAGATCCTGCTTCCCATGCATTTCGCAGAGGTCAAGACCATCCCGTCTCCCGCCACGCTGGTGTCCACGCTGGAGCAGTTCCGCCCCGACGTGATCCTCCTTGACATGAATTTCAACACCAGCATCAACACGGGCAACGAAGGCCTCTACTGGGCCGGGGAGATCAAGAAGATGGCCCCCGACGTGGAGGTCGTGCTCTTCACGGCCTACGCCGACATCCAGCTGGCGGTGGAGGGCATGAAGCGCGGCGCGTTCGACTTCGTCGTGAAGCCGTGGGAGAACGACAAGCTCGTGGAGGTGCTGCTGGCGGCGCGCGACAAGGCCCGCAAGGCCATGGGCCGCGACGCCAAGGCGTCCGAGGCCCGGCCCGCGGAGGCCGGCGCCATGTTCTGGGGCGACAGCCCCGCGATGGCCGCCATCCGCAAGACCCTCGACAAGATCGCCCCGACCGACGCCACGGTGCTCATCACAGGCGAGAACGGCACGGGCAAGGATGTCCTCGCGCGCGAGATCCACGCCCGCAGCCTGCGCAACGGCAAGGCGATGGTGGCGGTGGACGCCGGCGCCATCACGGAGACGCTCTTCGAGAGCGAGCTCTTCGGTCACGTCAAGGGCGCGTTCACCGACGCGCACACCGACCACGAAGGCAAGTTCGAGCAGGCCGACGGCGGCACGCTCTTCCTCGACGAGATCGGCAATATCCCCCTGCACCTGCAGGCCAAGCTACTGCGCGCCATCCAGAACCGCAGCATCGTCCGCGTGGGCGGCACCGAAGCGCGCCCGGTCAACATCCGCCTTATCTGCGCCACCAACATGGACCTGGCGGCGCTGGTGCGCGAGGGCCGTTTCCGCGAGGACCTCTTCTACCGCATCAACACCGTCCACATCGCGCTGCCGTCGCTGCGCGAGCGCCGGGACGACATCGTGCCGCTGGCGGAGCGCTTCCTGCTCCGCTTCGCGGAGAAATACCACCGGCCGCTGACCGGCATCTCGCACGAGGCCGCGGAGTTGCTGAAGGCGCAGCGCTGGAACGGCAACATCCGCGAGCTGCAGAACTGCATCGAGAAGGCTGTGATCCTGTCGGAGGGCAGGGAACTGTCCGTCAAGGACCTGGCGATCGACACGCACGCCGCGCCGGAGGCCGCCCCCGCCGGCGCAGCCGCCTACGGCGCCCCCGCCGGGCTCTCCCGCAACCCGGCCGAGGAAGAGCGCCTCGTCCGCGAGGCGATGGAGCGCGCGATGGGCAACATCTCCGCTGCCGCCAAGATCCTCGGCGTGAGCCGCCCGACGCTCTATGCCAAACTGAAGAAATACGGCCTTTAA